CCGAGAAGTTCGCGTGCCCCGAGCACGGCAGCGTTCTCGAAGAGCTCGAGCCGCGCTCCTTCTCGTTCAACAATCCGTACGGGGCGTGCGGTGACTGCGCGGGGCTCGGCAGCAAGCTGGAGTTCAGCGCGGACGAGATCATCGACGAGAACCTCTCGATCGCCGAGGGCGCCATCGTGCCGTGGAGCAAGAAGGGCACGGGCGGCGGCGTGTACTACTGGGACAAGTTGCGGGCGCTGTCCGAGCACCTCGACTTCGACCTCAAGACTCCGTGGCGCGAACTGCCCGACAACGTCAAGGAAATCGTGCTGCGTGGCATGGCCGAGCCTTTCGAGGTCGTCTACCGCCGCAACGGCAAGGAAACGATGCGCTTCATGACGGAGTACGAAGGCGTCGTTCCAAACTTGGAGCGGCGCTACGGCGAGACCGAGTCGGACTTCATGCGCGAGAAGCTCGAGGAGCTCATGGAGATGGTGCCTTGCCCGACGTGCGGCGGGACACGCTACAAGCCCGAGATCCTCGCCGTGCGCGTCGGGGGACTGAACATCGCGCAGGCGAGCCACATGAGCGTTCTGGAAGCGGACCGCTTCTTCGACTTGATGGGCGAAAGCACCGTCACGAACGACTTCATCACGAAGTTCCTGGAGAGCGGCATGGGCGGCACGAAGAAGGTCGCGCCCGCCCGCAACCTCGACTTGTCGCTCGGCGGCTTCGGCACCGCGGTCGCCGCGCCGATTCTGCGGGCGATTCGCACGCGCCTGAAGTTCCTCGTGGACGTCGGCCTCGACTACCTGTCGCTCGACCGCACCGCCAACACCCTCTCGGGCGGCGAAGCGCAGCGCATTCGCCTCGCGACGCAAGTCGGCAGCGGGCTCACGGGCGTGCTCTACGTGCTCGACGAGCCCTCCATCGGGCTGCACCCCAAGGACAACGGGCGCCTCATCCAGACCTTGAAGAACCTGCGCGACCTCGGCAACACCCTGCTCGTCGTGGAGCACGACGAGGAGACGATGATGGAAGCCGACTACCTCATCGACATGGGTCCCGGCGCCGGTGTCCACGGCGGGGACGTGGTGGCAGTCGGCACGCCGAAGGACGTCGCGAACAATCCCGACAGTCTCACGGGCAAGTACCTGAGAGGCGACGTCAAGATCGAGGTGCCGACCGAGCGCCGACGCGGCAACGGCAAGAAGCTCAAGGTGCGCGGCGCGCGCGAGCACAACTTGCGCAACGTCGACGTAGAAATTCCCCTCGCCACGATGACGGTCGTGTCGGGGCCGAGCGGATCGGGCAAGTCCACGCTCATTCACGACATCCTGCACGCGACCCTCGCACGCGAGCTCAACCGTGCGAAGACGAATCCCGGCAAGTACGACTCCATGGAAGGCATCGAGCACCTCGACAAGGTCATCGAGATCGACCAGAGTCCGATCGGACGCACGCCGAGAAGCAATCCGGCGACGTACACGGGCGTCTTCACCGAGATCCGCGACTTGATGACGCGCACGACCGAGGCGCGTCGGCGCGGCTATCAAGCGGGACGGTTCTCGTTCAACGTCAAAGGCGGGCGCTGCGAGCACTGCAAAGGCGACGGCGTCATGAAGATCGAGATGAACTTCCTGCCCGACATCTACGTGCCGTGCGAAGTGTGCAAAGGCGCGCGCTACAACCGTGAAACGCTGGAAGTGAAGTACAACGGGCAAAGCATCGCCGACATCCTCGACATGACGGTGGAGGTCGCCACGACCTTCTTCGAGAACATCCCGACGATCGAGCGCAAGTTGCAGTTGCTGTGCGACGTCGGCTTGGGATACATGAAGATCGGTCAGCCGTCCACGACGCTGTCGGGCGGCGAGGCGCAACGCATCAAGCTCGCGTCCGAGCTCAGCAAGCGCGCGACGGGCAAGACGATCTACATTCTCGACGAGCCCACGACGGGCCTGCACTTCGAGGACGTACGCCGACTCATGGGCGTGCTGGAACGTCTCGTGGAAGCGGGCAACACCTTGCTGATCATCGAGCACAACCTCGACGTCATCAAAGCCGCCGACCACATCATCGATCTCGGTCCCGAAGGTGGCATTCGAGGTGGAGAGATCGTCACGACCGGCACGCCGGAAGAAGTCGCGGCGCACCCCACGAGTCACACGGGCGCGTACCTCGCCAAGATTCCCGAGATCGCCGCACGCTCCGGCGTCGTACCGGCCCCGGCCAAGAAGAAGACGTCGAAGCGTGAAAGGATCGCAGGGTGACGCCCGCTCCTCGCAGGCCCGCGCCGCGCGCGAAGCGCGACTTTTCCAACGTTTGGCGCTGGACGATCGGCCTCTTGGGGCTGGTCGTCTTGGCGGCCGTGCTGCTCAGCCCGCTGGAGTGGCAAGT
This genomic window from Deinococcus yavapaiensis KR-236 contains:
- the uvrA gene encoding excinuclease ABC subunit UvrA; translation: MNNIIVRGAREHNLKNITVELPRNQFVVITGVSGSGKSTLAFDTIYAEGQRRYVESLSAYARQFLGLMEKPDVDSIEGLSPAISIDQKTTSHNPRSTVGTVTEIHDYLRLLYARVGTPYCPICGRKIERQSPSEITDKLLTTFTDARAILLAPVVRGRKGEYRKVLGDLKREGFARARVDGIIYDLDEAEKLKLEKFEKHDIDVVVDRLALRESDRGRIAESVELGLRRGEGLLRVLLPDTNHEELYSEKFACPEHGSVLEELEPRSFSFNNPYGACGDCAGLGSKLEFSADEIIDENLSIAEGAIVPWSKKGTGGGVYYWDKLRALSEHLDFDLKTPWRELPDNVKEIVLRGMAEPFEVVYRRNGKETMRFMTEYEGVVPNLERRYGETESDFMREKLEELMEMVPCPTCGGTRYKPEILAVRVGGLNIAQASHMSVLEADRFFDLMGESTVTNDFITKFLESGMGGTKKVAPARNLDLSLGGFGTAVAAPILRAIRTRLKFLVDVGLDYLSLDRTANTLSGGEAQRIRLATQVGSGLTGVLYVLDEPSIGLHPKDNGRLIQTLKNLRDLGNTLLVVEHDEETMMEADYLIDMGPGAGVHGGDVVAVGTPKDVANNPDSLTGKYLRGDVKIEVPTERRRGNGKKLKVRGAREHNLRNVDVEIPLATMTVVSGPSGSGKSTLIHDILHATLARELNRAKTNPGKYDSMEGIEHLDKVIEIDQSPIGRTPRSNPATYTGVFTEIRDLMTRTTEARRRGYQAGRFSFNVKGGRCEHCKGDGVMKIEMNFLPDIYVPCEVCKGARYNRETLEVKYNGQSIADILDMTVEVATTFFENIPTIERKLQLLCDVGLGYMKIGQPSTTLSGGEAQRIKLASELSKRATGKTIYILDEPTTGLHFEDVRRLMGVLERLVEAGNTLLIIEHNLDVIKAADHIIDLGPEGGIRGGEIVTTGTPEEVAAHPTSHTGAYLAKIPEIAARSGVVPAPAKKKTSKRERIAG